The sequence TTAACACATGCCATGACACATGTTACAGATGAGAAGAATGAAGGATCCTCCTGAGGTTTACAATACCATCTCATGAGAGAGACATTCAACTCGAAGAAACTCCTAAACTTACACAACAGAAAATACTACTCGACACAGAGCTCTAATACTCACACATTATGTCATTGACTAgagaaataatttaatatgttcCGGGCACCGAATATGATCTCCTTAAATAGGCAGCTAAATTATTGCATCGACAAGACGACTGGATCTACTCTGTCCCTTGCATAGGAACCATCATATGTTGGCTCTGCAATAACAAATCATTCATTAGACCATGTTGAGTACAAGAACCAGAAAACCAGCATACTCACCACTAGCAAAAACATTTCAATAGTTTCTTAAACAGCACTTCCCAAAAccgaaaaataaataaaactgtaGAACAAGCCAAACATACTAATATAATGACGCTACTATTCATCAGTTGCTTTGCCACTCCCACATCTCATGCTCTCCCTATCGAGAAGTTTTAACATTGTACAGTAGTCTCAACCATTGGAAAGCTAAGTTGAAAACACATTGCCTTGTGTTGCTCATATAGATCCACCAACATTGCATGCTATAATCCACCAACATTGATATAATCCACAATGCTATAATGCTATAATCTTACCAACATTGTATGCTATAAAGAATAATATTATTGACCCAATAACCGCAACTTCAACTCTGCAGCAAAGCACCAACTATAAAGCAACAAGTAAAAACTTTGGAGAAAAGCAAACTTGGAACTTTCCAAAAGAGATTCCAAGTGGGAAAAAATTTACATTGCTGCTTCAGGGCATGCAAACGTTAAACTATGGAACAAGTACAAGAAACAAGAGCACCTACACAAAAACCATATATGTTTAACGGTTTAATGCACCCTACTACTGTGCAGCTTTCACTTTATTCTGCAAAGTAAAAGTCATCCACTCTCCACAGACAAATGATCATTGAGCATATCATCACAATTCTACAAATGACATGCCAACTATTacatataaaattgaaaagcacAACTTTTCAAACATTAGGCACTAATGACCAcaaaattttaacttaaacCAAAGGAAACAAAACCAACCAACGCACGCCAATAATAAGATAAATCCTGATGTGAAAACAAATTGTGTCAATGATTCTGTCTGAAGGGCCATCATTTGAATATACAGAAATCATGCTCAAAATATCAAAGGAAAATGGTATAGTTTATACATGGATGGAAATGATTATAAGTCATACGGAAATGTGTTGGCAATAAAGGAATCCGGTTAATATTATAACACCGATAAGTACTACACAAACATGATGAAGAGagataataatattttaaaacagATAGGTATAGAGagacaaagagaaagaaattacTTGAGAATTTGAGTAATTCCCTCCTTGGGAGAAAGAACCTTGGCGAGAAATCTgccaaatgaaaataagacaaattaaaacccgagaacaaaacacaaaaaaagaacCTTGCttcattaataaaacaaaatcatacTCAACCTGAGCATTTGAACTTGGCTGAGCATCTTTCTTAGAAGATGAATCTCCACCCTTCCCTGAACCCTTGGTGTCACCCTATTAGACGTCACAAGCCGAAACCCAAAAGTAAGTGAGAAggttaaataaaaacaaactgccgaaagtaaaataaaaacccgCGCATAAATAGAAAACAATTGTAACTCACCTCCATCTGCAGTGTCAGAATAGACCCAGAAGACAACAGAAAAGAAACAGTGTATTAGTCAAAACCCATCAAAAATCTTGTCATTAAATAGTTAAACAAACCCGAGCCTGCAACAGTATTGAGATGAGCAAACACTCATTTCTCAACAAAATCTGAACTTCGGAGCTTAATTGGATACAATAACTCGAAATTAGAGACCAAATTAAGAAAAGGCGAAACCAAATAGCAAAAAAGCGTTACCTCTCTGTATCTAGTGAGGTAAACCTTAAGGGGGTCGATATAATCTTCAAAGCCCAAAGTAGCCATTGCCCAGAGCAAATCATCGCCATTAAttgtcttcctcttctctctctggcACTTGTCACTCGCCCTACACACAATTCCACCCCgacatcaaaacaaaaaaggataAATACAATTTCCAAACATAATCATGAATCATGAACAGAGTTACGAAACGGCGTCGTACTCGCTAGTGATGAAGCTGATGAATTCGGAAACGCATTCCTGCACGGTCTCTTTGGCGTCCTTGGCGATTTTGCCATTAGCAGGAAGCGCCTTCTTCATGATCCGACTAATGTTAGCGATCGGGAGATACCGATCCTGCTCCCGAACGTTCGAGCGCGGGCTCTGGTCGCCGCCGCTCTCGTGGCTCCCGCCGCCTGGACTTCCCGGAGCTTCAGCCATGGAAACCCTAGCCCAACAAACACAAGAGCAGAGCCGTCACCGAGcagaatcaaaatcaaaatcgaAATCGAAATCGAAACcagaaaccctagccccgcCATAACTGAGAGAATGAGAAAAGGAAATAGAGCGCGAGAGTACCTGTTTGTATTTAGAGGGCTTTTATTTGGCGCGAGAGACTCAGATTTGTGGGGGAATTTGATCGGACGCTggagaagagaggagagaggagacgAGTGGGATGAGAGAGTGAGGTTTATCAGCACcgttggttttctttttttgggggctCTCTCTCTGGATTTGCctagctttttatttttgtatttgagagatgagagagaaagaaagagagagatagattCCGTGTTCTTCTGCGGTTATGCTTCTGGCGTGGTGTGGTCATAACGATTAGACCACGTGTTTGGGGCCGTTGCAGGTGGATGCTACATCTGTGCGCTAGACGACGTCGTTGTGTAATCCCCCCACCTCGCTTTAGATAATCatttgtgtgtttgtttgcGAGATGAGATAGATGGATAAACATTGCCCCTGGCTACCTATGGGCCTAGCTAGGCTTGTAATTATCCATCCAACCGACAAGACATCGTTGCTagtattgttttttttttttttttttttttatatttataaacaGCTTCTCATACTAAATTTCTAGTCTAGAGTAATTCTACCAGTAATGGTCTAGTGATATCTTTCGTCCACCCAGTATGGTTTTTAGTATGGTTTTGTGCAATTTGTAATGATTTCTAGAGAAACACTTTTAagttctttcaaaaaaaaaaaaatttctaaacatGCACGCATAAGTAAGTGTATAGAAACACTATTAAACGGGCcctaagaaaataaaagtgtACAAAAACTGTACTAAACCGACCCTAAGAAAGTAGGAGAAGTGGTGAAATAAGACGGGTTAATTAGTGGAGAAATGTTTGCTCTGGTTAACGTTTGTGTTAGCTCTTAATCTCATAGGTAATTCTATGTCCAATTCGTTGATTAATGTGAAAACCCACAAAGAGCCCTGGGTTCATTTCGGTTACATTCCATGCAAACCCACCTTGCAAGCCCTTCACATGTAGATTGTGGCTTCAGTCTCCAAACGTACTAATGGCGTGACTTGGCTATAGTCCAAACTTGTAACGTGCATAGCACGTGGAGCACTTCATGCAGAGCGTGGGTTTCAAAGAACGACCAAACATGTATTATTAGCAGCCCATGGATCATTTGGGGCCATGGAGAGCATAATAACGATCAGTAAAATTATGATTTGTACACTCTAGTCTTTTTGCAAAGGGGTATAATGGCCAttaacaaacccaaaaaacccaGTCCGcccaaagaaaaattcaatacAGCATCCATTGTGCTA comes from Prunus dulcis chromosome 6, ALMONDv2, whole genome shotgun sequence and encodes:
- the LOC117631973 gene encoding nuclear transcription factor Y subunit B-10-like; translation: MAEAPGSPGGGSHESGGDQSPRSNVREQDRYLPIANISRIMKKALPANGKIAKDAKETVQECVSEFISFITSEASDKCQREKRKTINGDDLLWAMATLGFEDYIDPLKVYLTRYREMEGDTKGSGKGGDSSSKKDAQPSSNAQISRQGSFSQGGNYSNSQSQHMMVPMQGTE